In Novosphingobium sp. P6W, a genomic segment contains:
- a CDS encoding ISL3 family transposase: protein MAVKAWDSSLTLPGLIVESRAVVDGTVEVSGRLASAGAMCPDCATPSTSLHSRYDRTLSDLPVSGSTVRLRLSVRRFRCTHTSCQRRTFSEPLAPPVGRRYGRRVGRCDALVRAVAVALGGRPGARMMARLAAPWSRDTMLRVLRRGDPAAELPPPARVVGIDDFAWRRGHSYGSIVVDLERRQVIDLLPDRQRDTVIAWLRQNPQVEIICRDRGPGYGAAASEAAPQARQVADRWHLFENASAAFLAAVRSEMPCLRRALAPTGPVDPATLTRAERIQWDGAQLREALNRQIIDLAAQGIPIKAMSRATGVSRQTIRKVLRGQRHDTFRSRESSLDAWSLTLEAEWNAGCRIGAELWRRLKASGFAGSLRVVSEWATRRRRDEKLGHSGGAGLSARTIARSMTIERETGSAQTALINAVIEKAVPALITAREALDRFHAMMRSKDEARLDPWIAMAADTKLAAFAAGVEADKDAIAAAIATPWSSGQVEGKINRLKAIKRQMFGRAKIDLLKARVMAPA, encoded by the coding sequence ATGGCCGTGAAAGCATGGGACAGCAGCCTGACGCTCCCCGGTTTGATTGTGGAGAGCAGGGCTGTCGTGGACGGAACTGTCGAGGTTTCGGGGCGCTTAGCATCTGCTGGAGCGATGTGCCCGGACTGTGCCACTCCATCGACATCCCTCCACAGCCGATACGACCGCACGCTCTCGGATTTGCCGGTCAGCGGCAGCACGGTTCGGCTTCGGCTGTCAGTCCGTCGGTTTCGATGCACGCACACGTCTTGCCAACGACGCACGTTCAGCGAACCTTTGGCGCCGCCGGTTGGCCGTCGATATGGCCGCAGGGTGGGCCGCTGCGACGCCTTGGTACGGGCAGTCGCGGTGGCGCTAGGCGGTCGGCCCGGGGCGCGGATGATGGCGCGACTAGCGGCGCCGTGGTCGCGCGACACGATGCTGCGTGTCCTACGGCGTGGTGATCCTGCCGCCGAACTGCCGCCGCCCGCGCGGGTGGTCGGCATCGATGACTTCGCCTGGCGCCGCGGCCACAGCTACGGCAGCATCGTCGTGGATCTCGAGCGCCGTCAGGTCATCGACCTGCTGCCCGATCGCCAGCGCGATACTGTAATCGCGTGGCTGCGCCAGAACCCGCAGGTCGAGATCATCTGCCGTGACCGAGGTCCGGGGTATGGTGCCGCAGCCAGCGAAGCGGCGCCGCAGGCGCGGCAGGTGGCCGACCGCTGGCACCTGTTCGAGAATGCCTCGGCGGCGTTTCTCGCCGCAGTGCGCTCGGAGATGCCCTGCCTACGTCGGGCATTGGCGCCCACTGGCCCGGTTGATCCCGCAACCTTGACCCGCGCCGAGCGCATCCAGTGGGATGGTGCGCAATTGCGTGAGGCGCTCAATCGTCAGATCATCGATCTGGCCGCGCAAGGCATCCCGATCAAGGCCATGTCGCGCGCGACCGGCGTTTCGCGCCAGACGATCCGGAAGGTTCTGCGCGGCCAGCGGCACGATACGTTCCGCAGCCGCGAGAGTTCGCTCGACGCTTGGTCGCTGACACTCGAGGCAGAGTGGAACGCGGGGTGCCGGATCGGCGCGGAACTTTGGCGTCGGCTGAAGGCATCCGGTTTTGCCGGCTCCCTGCGGGTTGTCAGCGAATGGGCCACGCGCCGCCGTCGCGATGAGAAACTCGGCCACTCTGGTGGCGCTGGGCTGAGCGCGCGGACCATTGCGCGCAGCATGACCATCGAACGCGAGACCGGTTCTGCGCAAACCGCCTTGATCAACGCGGTGATCGAAAAGGCCGTACCCGCGCTGATCACCGCACGTGAGGCCCTCGATCGCTTCCATGCCATGATGCGCTCGAAGGACGAAGCGCGGCTCGATCCATGGATCGCCATGGCGGCAGACACTAAGCTCGCCGCCTTCGCCGCCGGCGTCGAGGCGGACAAGGACGCCATCGCCGCCGCAATCGCCACGCCATGGTCCAGTGGTCAGGTCGAGGGGAAAATAAACCGCCTCAAGGCGATCAAGCGCCAGATGTTCGGGCGCGCTAAAATCGACCTGCTCAAGGCAAGGGTCATGGCGCCAGCATGA
- a CDS encoding SDR family NAD(P)-dependent oxidoreductase — protein MSMAGQRVLVVGASSGIGLATAEAFGTAGATVTMASRGGPKLELAAEQLGARSAALNVWSGVQI, from the coding sequence ATGAGCATGGCCGGGCAACGCGTTCTCGTCGTGGGCGCAAGCAGCGGGATTGGATTGGCGACGGCGGAAGCCTTCGGGACAGCGGGCGCAACCGTGACGATGGCATCGCGTGGTGGGCCCAAGCTCGAACTAGCTGCAGAACAACTCGGAGCGCGGTCAGCGGCGCTCAACGTGTGGAGCGGCGTGCAAATTTGA
- a CDS encoding zinc-binding alcohol dehydrogenase family protein, producing the protein MKAVFVDEKRSPQYGDFEEPQPAEGYEVVSVRAAALTNLDIMIAEGRHYFSTDRLPAVVGREAVVRTQDGQRLYLNVNAIPVPFGSMADRTLANLDFALPVPDGIDDATAAAMGNAGLAAWLPLAWRAKMKPGETVLILGATGTSGLIAVASAAALGAGRIIAAGRNRTSLDLARTLGAHETVVLDDADLIAAFRQAAGGDVDIVLDYLNGAPAEAALQVMAVGGRMVQIGNGLASGILLHAQTGRKQSLDVLGFAYYHAPIDEQRAAYRAVCELATNGQASVALETYSLEQFDTALAKHKAKSGKRLVLLP; encoded by the coding sequence ATGAAGGCCGTATTCGTCGACGAGAAGCGCAGCCCGCAATATGGCGACTTCGAAGAACCGCAGCCGGCCGAGGGATATGAGGTCGTCTCGGTGCGTGCCGCAGCGCTGACCAATCTCGATATCATGATTGCCGAAGGGCGGCATTATTTCAGTACCGACAGGCTGCCCGCGGTTGTTGGTCGCGAGGCCGTCGTCAGGACGCAGGACGGGCAGCGGCTCTATCTCAACGTGAATGCCATCCCGGTTCCCTTCGGCTCGATGGCCGATCGCACGCTCGCCAATCTCGACTTCGCGCTCCCCGTGCCCGATGGCATCGACGACGCAACAGCGGCGGCGATGGGCAATGCGGGCCTTGCGGCATGGCTGCCGCTCGCCTGGCGCGCGAAGATGAAGCCCGGCGAGACGGTGCTCATCCTAGGCGCGACGGGCACCAGCGGACTCATCGCAGTAGCATCGGCTGCCGCGCTTGGCGCTGGACGGATCATTGCTGCCGGCCGCAACCGGACATCGCTCGATCTCGCGCGCACGCTGGGCGCGCACGAAACCGTCGTGCTGGACGATGCCGACCTGATCGCGGCTTTCCGGCAGGCAGCAGGTGGCGATGTAGATATCGTCCTCGACTATCTGAACGGCGCACCGGCCGAGGCCGCGCTACAGGTCATGGCGGTCGGTGGCCGCATGGTCCAGATTGGGAACGGTCTTGCATCGGGTATTCTGCTCCACGCGCAAACGGGCCGCAAGCAGTCGCTCGATGTGCTCGGCTTCGCTTATTATCACGCGCCGATTGATGAGCAGCGCGCAGCGTATCGTGCTGTGTGCGAACTCGCGACTAACGGCCAGGCGTCGGTTGCGCTGGAAACCTATTCGCTCGAACAGTTTGATACCGCGTTAGCCAAGCACAAAGCGAAGAGTGGAAAGCGACTTGTCTTGCTGCCCTGA
- a CDS encoding glycosyl hydrolase translates to MSIKVNSRNGALLASIAIGALLNGCATTTPPSPRMTEAASEQGALFASFRQPPSSAKPWAWWHWMNGNVVATEAESDLDWLAQAGIGGVFQFEGGLGAPKQVDVLQSYMSPGWKEVLRRSVSRAHRNGMKFGITTSPGWSATGGPWVRPADAMKKLVWSEIEAEPGSRLIRLRKPPGQYGPYQDVVGTGTKSGESFYADVAVIAFPAVDQLRRPIGVAGLHRTSIEKLSDGHFGAGVLLKGSAAGLAHLTFDLGAAQDVRAVRLGLPSPHGFGAPPAPGAALEASDDGKAWRLVTTLPASTAPVRTNSFPVERARYFRLALSPDTKPGFSDQLTYAPGVKPMPFPKPDGTYNVTELTLWGNPLVRSAEEKAGFATAIDYNALEDSANVVGIDPSTVIDLTGKMHPDGTLDWSPPDRRRWTIFRFGMSLTGHQNGPAPVEATGLEVDKLSASRVEAYLKHYLGLYEEALQGAEKIDAILSDSIEAGMQNWTDDMPSQFARRRGYDLARWLPALTGRVVDNSDRTDGFLSDFRATISDLISEAHYGTIARVAKEHGLAYTAEALEDHRPQLGDDLAMRSHADVPAGAMWWFKGGSRPKPTYEADIKGASSVAHVLGKPVTAVEALTTFGQPWAIAPHDMRPAADLAFVLGGNRLMLHSSVHQAAGAAAFPGITMLPMLGHNFNRNEGWAAMAQGWTRYLTRTQFLLRQGRADTPIAFFIGEEAPVTGLYGEGLPAAPAGLDYDFIDATLLNALSVVDGRLHNTSGNSYAMLYLGGSSRRMSLAMLEKLAALAEQGVTIAGPRPVQSSKSTDDAARFDTLADTIWSRKNVIGTESIASAAETIGLQPAWRLRGSGAFDVAVQHRVIGAANLYFLVNRAARPFVGEVTLSAQGTAQWWDAVTGSREDASAQEDGSQTRVEVALGSNESRFLMMFPQPDTLPKYTTFETVAQAGSQWTVRLESRGLPDRTASLPGLQWLSDSPRYRDFSGTARYIGAITRPHLKSEDCSGARYWLNLGEIADVAQVRVGSHAAGTVWTPPYRIEVTDALHEGTNELEIDIATTWVNRLIAAGRDAPSTPAGQLYAGDTPARPSGLAGPVTLERRCPA, encoded by the coding sequence GTGAGTATCAAAGTGAACTCGCGCAATGGCGCGCTGTTGGCTTCCATCGCAATAGGAGCCCTTCTGAATGGCTGCGCTACGACGACCCCGCCTTCACCACGAATGACTGAAGCCGCGTCGGAGCAGGGAGCTCTTTTCGCGAGCTTTCGGCAGCCGCCCAGTTCGGCGAAGCCGTGGGCATGGTGGCACTGGATGAATGGCAATGTTGTTGCGACAGAAGCAGAGAGCGATCTGGACTGGCTTGCCCAAGCTGGCATCGGCGGTGTTTTCCAATTTGAAGGGGGACTCGGCGCCCCCAAACAAGTAGATGTCCTGCAATCATATATGTCGCCCGGGTGGAAAGAGGTCTTGCGCCGGAGCGTCAGTCGCGCTCACCGAAATGGCATGAAATTTGGCATTACCACATCCCCGGGATGGAGCGCTACCGGTGGTCCTTGGGTCCGGCCTGCTGACGCTATGAAGAAGCTGGTTTGGAGTGAGATTGAGGCAGAACCGGGAAGCAGGCTGATCCGCCTTCGTAAGCCGCCGGGCCAATATGGGCCATATCAGGACGTGGTAGGTACGGGGACAAAGAGTGGAGAAAGCTTCTACGCCGATGTAGCAGTCATCGCATTTCCTGCGGTCGATCAACTGCGAAGGCCGATCGGGGTAGCCGGACTTCACCGCACCTCAATCGAGAAGCTCAGCGACGGTCATTTTGGCGCGGGGGTTTTGTTGAAGGGTAGCGCGGCAGGGCTCGCGCATCTTACATTCGACCTGGGTGCGGCGCAGGATGTGCGCGCTGTACGCTTGGGCCTACCCAGCCCCCACGGTTTTGGAGCGCCGCCGGCTCCCGGGGCAGCGTTGGAAGCTAGTGATGACGGTAAAGCTTGGCGCCTCGTCACCACCCTTCCTGCTTCGACCGCACCCGTTCGGACCAACAGCTTTCCGGTCGAGCGCGCCCGTTATTTCCGACTGGCTTTGTCTCCTGACACAAAACCCGGCTTCAGTGATCAATTGACATATGCTCCGGGTGTCAAGCCGATGCCCTTTCCCAAACCGGACGGAACATACAACGTCACCGAATTGACCCTTTGGGGCAATCCTCTAGTTCGGTCGGCCGAAGAGAAGGCAGGCTTTGCGACTGCGATTGATTACAATGCCCTCGAGGACTCCGCCAATGTGGTTGGTATCGATCCCTCTACAGTGATCGATTTGACTGGGAAAATGCATCCTGACGGCACGCTCGACTGGTCGCCGCCCGATCGCAGGCGCTGGACCATCTTCCGGTTTGGCATGTCGCTCACTGGTCATCAAAATGGCCCGGCACCGGTAGAAGCGACCGGTCTCGAAGTAGACAAGCTTTCGGCATCCAGAGTCGAGGCTTATCTGAAGCACTATCTGGGTTTGTATGAGGAAGCTCTGCAAGGCGCCGAAAAGATCGACGCTATTCTGAGCGACAGCATAGAAGCGGGTATGCAGAACTGGACGGACGATATGCCCAGCCAATTCGCTAGACGGCGTGGCTACGATCTCGCGCGCTGGCTGCCAGCGCTCACGGGGCGCGTTGTTGACAACAGTGATCGCACCGACGGGTTTCTTTCGGATTTCCGCGCGACCATTTCCGATCTGATCAGTGAAGCGCATTACGGCACCATAGCCAGAGTGGCAAAAGAGCACGGTCTGGCGTACACTGCCGAAGCGTTGGAAGATCATCGACCGCAGCTTGGTGACGACCTCGCCATGCGGTCTCACGCTGATGTGCCCGCGGGGGCGATGTGGTGGTTCAAGGGAGGTAGCAGGCCCAAGCCCACCTATGAAGCGGATATCAAGGGTGCGTCATCAGTCGCGCATGTGCTTGGAAAGCCGGTGACGGCAGTAGAGGCGCTGACCACCTTCGGCCAGCCATGGGCGATCGCTCCTCACGACATGCGCCCCGCGGCTGATCTTGCTTTCGTGTTGGGTGGAAACCGCCTCATGCTCCACAGTTCGGTTCATCAGGCTGCGGGCGCCGCTGCATTCCCGGGAATAACCATGCTGCCGATGCTTGGCCATAATTTCAACCGCAATGAGGGATGGGCAGCTATGGCTCAGGGGTGGACGCGTTATCTTACGCGTACCCAGTTCCTTCTGCGTCAGGGCCGGGCGGATACGCCGATTGCCTTTTTCATCGGCGAAGAGGCACCTGTGACTGGTCTATATGGGGAAGGGTTGCCCGCTGCCCCCGCGGGCTTGGACTACGACTTCATCGATGCAACATTGCTGAATGCGCTGTCGGTCGTTGACGGACGTCTGCATAACACGTCCGGCAATTCGTACGCGATGCTTTATTTGGGCGGAAGCAGCCGTAGAATGAGCTTGGCGATGCTGGAGAAGCTTGCTGCGTTGGCTGAGCAAGGTGTAACGATAGCCGGGCCAAGGCCTGTGCAATCTTCGAAATCGACAGACGACGCCGCGAGGTTCGATACGCTTGCGGACACAATCTGGTCTCGAAAGAATGTTATCGGGACCGAAAGTATCGCTAGCGCTGCTGAAACGATAGGACTGCAGCCCGCTTGGCGCCTACGAGGTTCGGGAGCGTTCGATGTTGCAGTTCAGCACCGGGTTATTGGTGCTGCCAATCTCTACTTCCTTGTCAATCGGGCAGCCCGGCCCTTTGTTGGCGAGGTGACATTATCGGCGCAAGGAACAGCGCAGTGGTGGGATGCTGTTACAGGCTCTCGCGAGGACGCGTCGGCACAAGAAGATGGCTCGCAGACCCGCGTCGAAGTCGCACTGGGTTCAAATGAGAGCCGTTTTCTAATGATGTTCCCGCAGCCGGATACATTGCCCAAGTACACTACATTCGAGACAGTGGCTCAGGCCGGCAGTCAATGGACGGTCCGCTTGGAGAGCCGGGGCTTGCCTGATCGTACCGCGTCACTTCCCGGGCTGCAGTGGCTGAGTGACTCGCCGCGTTATCGCGATTTTTCGGGCACGGCTCGCTATATCGGTGCGATCACCCGCCCCCATCTTAAGAGCGAAGATTGCTCCGGAGCCCGCTACTGGCTCAATCTCGGGGAGATTGCGGACGTGGCTCAAGTTCGAGTGGGTAGCCACGCCGCCGGCACCGTCTGGACTCCACCATACCGAATAGAGGTAACTGATGCGCTGCACGAGGGCACCAACGAGTTGGAGATCGACATTGCAACGACTTGGGTGAACCGCCTGATTGCCGCTGGCCGCGACGCGCCATCCACGCCGGCAGGGCAACTTTATGCTGGCGATACCCCGGCCCGGCCATCTGGTTTGGCCGGGCCAGTGACACTAGAGCGTCGCTGCCCGGCGTGA
- a CDS encoding NAD(P)-dependent oxidoreductase, whose amino-acid sequence MSRIAFLGTGLMGAPMVLRLLAAGYDVQIWNRSAEKAARLVDAGAKLASSPAQAVTDADIVCLCLTDGKAVEALLFGPAAVAAALAQHAIIVDFSTIGPVPTRALAERVSTIVPDARWVDAPVTGGVKGAESGELVILAGGAKDDIATVTPVLAHLSKRLCHLGPLGAGQAAKLCNQLIVAVNVIAIAEALALARANGLDIAALPEALAEGWADSLPLQIIGRRMATDTFEPPIVAVGTFGKDLALVLETASEHPALAGRAAAVYRAAAQAGIGSADTTALLAFIETPGRASDIDTI is encoded by the coding sequence ATGAGCAGAATCGCATTTCTCGGCACCGGGCTCATGGGTGCGCCGATGGTACTCAGGCTGCTCGCGGCAGGCTATGACGTCCAGATCTGGAACCGCTCGGCGGAGAAAGCGGCGCGCCTGGTCGATGCCGGAGCCAAGCTGGCGTCCTCGCCGGCGCAAGCGGTGACGGACGCTGATATCGTCTGCCTTTGCCTCACTGATGGAAAGGCGGTCGAAGCACTTCTATTCGGTCCGGCCGCGGTCGCAGCAGCGCTCGCTCAACATGCGATCATCGTCGATTTCTCGACCATCGGACCCGTGCCCACACGGGCGCTTGCCGAACGGGTCTCGACGATCGTGCCTGACGCGCGCTGGGTCGATGCACCGGTCACTGGCGGGGTCAAGGGCGCAGAGAGCGGGGAGCTTGTTATCCTGGCGGGCGGCGCGAAGGATGACATCGCTACCGTCACGCCGGTACTGGCGCATCTCAGCAAGCGCCTGTGCCATCTGGGCCCTCTGGGTGCCGGCCAGGCGGCGAAGCTGTGCAACCAGCTCATCGTCGCCGTGAACGTCATAGCGATTGCGGAGGCGCTTGCTCTCGCGCGCGCCAACGGTCTTGATATAGCGGCGCTACCCGAGGCGCTAGCGGAAGGCTGGGCGGATTCGCTGCCGCTGCAGATCATCGGAAGGCGCATGGCGACGGACACGTTTGAGCCGCCGATCGTCGCTGTTGGCACTTTCGGAAAGGATCTCGCCCTCGTTCTCGAGACGGCGAGCGAGCACCCTGCGCTGGCTGGGAGAGCCGCTGCGGTTTATCGCGCGGCAGCCCAGGCCGGAATCGGCAGTGCCGATACCACTGCACTGCTCGCATTCATCGAGACCCCCGGTCGGGCCTCGGACATAGACACGATCTAG
- a CDS encoding hydroxypyruvate isomerase family protein: MSILTQRLSANLSFLFTELPFLDRFAAAADAGFTCVEFLFSYEYAPEVIAQRLETNGLALSIFNAPPGDWEKGERGLAALSDRQEEFRESIHRALDYGSAINATTLHVMAGLARSRDPVAHMTYRDNLAWAAELARARNIQLLIEPINMFDMPGYFLDDFALAADIVEASQGSIGLQFDLYHCSKMHDTVLTYLAAYLPITSHIQIAGVPDRHEPASPDMPLQPIFWMLERMGYAGRVGCEYRPATSTVEGLRWIGDLEAQL; encoded by the coding sequence ATGTCCATTCTGACGCAGCGCCTGTCTGCAAATCTGAGCTTCCTGTTCACCGAATTGCCGTTTCTCGATCGTTTTGCGGCGGCGGCGGATGCCGGATTCACATGCGTGGAATTTCTGTTTTCCTACGAATATGCGCCCGAGGTGATCGCGCAACGGCTCGAAACTAACGGTCTCGCGCTCTCTATCTTTAATGCCCCACCCGGCGACTGGGAGAAGGGAGAGCGCGGACTGGCGGCGCTTAGTGATCGCCAAGAAGAGTTCAGGGAATCGATACACCGCGCGCTGGACTATGGCAGCGCGATCAACGCGACGACCTTGCACGTCATGGCGGGCCTTGCCCGCTCGCGTGATCCTGTCGCGCACATGACCTATCGCGACAATCTCGCCTGGGCCGCCGAGCTGGCGCGTGCCCGTAACATCCAGCTTCTCATCGAGCCGATCAACATGTTCGACATGCCGGGATACTTCCTCGACGATTTTGCGCTCGCCGCCGATATCGTCGAAGCATCGCAGGGCAGCATCGGTTTGCAGTTCGATCTTTATCACTGCAGCAAGATGCACGACACCGTGCTCACCTATCTGGCGGCCTATCTGCCCATTACCTCGCATATCCAGATCGCCGGGGTGCCCGATCGCCATGAACCGGCGTCACCGGACATGCCGCTGCAGCCGATCTTTTGGATGCTTGAACGCATGGGTTATGCCGGCCGCGTTGGATGTGAGTATCGACCGGCGACAAGTACGGTCGAGGGGCTGCGTTGGATCGGCGACCTGGAGGCACAGCTATGA